A section of the Bacillus sp. HSf4 genome encodes:
- a CDS encoding TetR family transcriptional regulator, producing the protein MKNVSEALTKKQILEATEETLRRYGAAKTSITDVAKALNVSHGTIYRHFKSKKEIFEAATQMWLGEKIFKPLTGVYHDSSREGPAHVKAYIKKLFELKRYYAMKDEELFAMYAKVTNESPELVDESISNIVEQLSGLIDRCSVCANDPVEVAKGIFYATERFHHPAHANEWKRDTIEQEFDIVWGLLEKGYLKHGEGGG; encoded by the coding sequence ATGAAGAATGTTTCAGAAGCATTGACGAAAAAACAAATCCTTGAAGCAACAGAAGAAACGTTAAGGCGGTACGGTGCAGCGAAAACATCGATCACGGATGTGGCCAAAGCATTGAACGTCAGTCACGGTACGATTTACCGCCATTTTAAAAGCAAAAAAGAGATTTTCGAGGCAGCTACCCAAATGTGGCTGGGTGAAAAGATTTTCAAGCCGCTTACCGGTGTTTATCACGATTCTTCCCGCGAAGGTCCGGCGCATGTCAAGGCTTATATAAAGAAATTGTTTGAGCTCAAACGGTATTATGCCATGAAGGATGAAGAATTGTTTGCGATGTATGCCAAAGTCACCAATGAATCTCCAGAGCTTGTCGATGAAAGCATTTCCAATATCGTCGAGCAATTGAGCGGGCTCATCGACCGCTGTTCTGTTTGTGCAAATGATCCTGTTGAAGTGGCAAAAGGCATTTTTTACGCGACGGAACGTTTCCACCATCCGGCGCATGCGAATGAATGGAAAAGAGATACGATTGAACAGGAATTTGATATTGTTTGGGGTCTTTTGGAAAAAGGGTATTTGAAACATGGAGAGGGCGGAGGTTAA
- a CDS encoding radical SAM protein — protein sequence MLDIKKSFQERNIDYFTDDYYKYVSILRDYKGHVRRKESYYADNFREKGTALFECLGIEIVHQLHCQLKCEYCYIALDTKSESIKPVPVEDIMSIIDQAAEIDEATGKTLFGQIGFIGGEPTLHRHLPSLLEYTLSKGLTPILITNAVKLAKIDYARKVCLPGTVIVTHLPYLDEEGDKEHDKITRFPGYTKTLETAIQNMLTIRKELNAVGQDFEFVGDFVLSKQTLPYAFEVHKFCRKNGINPFFERMRISDDQRNHHLAPGRDEIKELLNQIFEYDKTHYPHLIFKSDDVQEEDVLLKRIEYLITPASANACSMTQTGIHVKYNQNGFGEALSCVGQSIPHGNMQKNSLQEIVNQKIQSRIFSEQETYIAGPCSVCELYHLIGCEGGCRGNANSTFHCGRASDPECLFIKEEYRMNKAVMAPEHCDGCPVSEWAPCSSYVQSESVLK from the coding sequence ATGTTAGATATAAAGAAATCCTTTCAAGAGAGAAATATCGATTATTTTACGGATGACTATTACAAGTATGTTTCCATATTGCGTGATTACAAGGGGCATGTGCGCAGAAAGGAATCTTACTACGCCGACAATTTTAGGGAGAAAGGAACGGCTTTATTTGAATGCTTAGGGATTGAAATCGTTCATCAGCTGCACTGTCAATTGAAATGTGAATACTGTTATATCGCTTTGGATACGAAAAGCGAGTCGATTAAACCGGTCCCGGTTGAAGACATTATGAGCATCATTGATCAAGCGGCAGAAATTGATGAAGCCACAGGGAAAACGCTTTTTGGCCAAATTGGATTCATCGGCGGAGAACCGACTTTGCACCGCCATTTGCCAAGTCTCTTGGAATATACCTTAAGCAAAGGATTGACACCGATACTGATCACCAACGCAGTCAAGCTGGCAAAAATCGATTATGCAAGAAAGGTGTGTCTCCCCGGAACGGTTATTGTCACCCACCTGCCTTATCTTGATGAAGAAGGGGATAAGGAACATGATAAAATCACCAGATTTCCGGGCTACACGAAAACATTGGAGACAGCGATCCAAAATATGTTGACGATCAGAAAAGAGCTGAATGCCGTCGGTCAGGATTTTGAATTTGTCGGCGACTTTGTGTTAAGCAAGCAAACACTTCCGTATGCGTTTGAAGTGCACAAATTTTGCAGAAAGAATGGGATTAACCCATTTTTCGAACGGATGAGGATTTCCGATGATCAAAGAAATCACCATCTTGCTCCCGGCCGTGACGAAATAAAAGAACTGCTGAATCAAATCTTTGAGTATGATAAGACCCATTATCCGCATCTGATCTTTAAATCGGACGATGTTCAGGAAGAGGACGTCTTGCTGAAAAGAATCGAATATTTGATTACCCCTGCTTCCGCCAACGCCTGTTCCATGACACAGACGGGAATCCATGTAAAATATAACCAAAATGGCTTTGGTGAAGCGCTGTCTTGCGTCGGCCAGTCGATTCCGCATGGAAACATGCAAAAGAACAGTTTGCAGGAAATCGTCAATCAGAAAATCCAATCGCGCATCTTTAGTGAGCAAGAAACATATATAGCGGGGCCTTGTTCCGTTTGTGAATTATATCACTTAATCGGCTGTGAGGGAGGATGCCGCGGCAATGCCAACAGTACGTTTCATTGCGGGCGGGCGTCTGATCCGGAGTGTTTGTTCATTAAAGAAGAATACAGAATGAATAAAGCGGTCATGGCTCCTGAACATTGCGACGGTTGTCCGGTCAGCGAGTGGGCCCCTTGCAGCAGCTATGTTCAAAGCGAAAGTGTACTGAAATGA
- a CDS encoding acyltransferase family protein, producing the protein MQDQTHHQRYIPGLDGLRAFAVLAVIAYHLDFHWANGGFIGVDIFFVLSGYLITSIILPAYGNDIALNFREFWLRRVRRLLPAATLMIIITVIWTVLFNRELIHTVRGDAVSSLLYASNWWFIFHNQSYFDSFGAPSPLKNLWSLAIEEQFYIVWPILLLLGMYIWKKRDRLAAAVVVLAFCSAILMTVLYVPGADPSRVYYGTDTRSFELLAGCALALVWPMKRLSSNRLPKKLKQALHGTELTAFLFLILCIYLVDEYEPFLYQGGMLLISICAAIFIGCVSHPSSFIGHLLSWKPLRWIGTRSYGIYLWHYPVIVLSTPVHEIGNPVYWHAAVKVVVTLIIAEASYRFIEKPIRENGFRRFFRRVFLNRMLEWKTSSVFNKLSVGLMAAALLVFMGGLSGLADEKKKREWPYAESHVKTSAAVEQSSEQEQDQQEEKAKTDETKDDEQSKSSGENQEQKEEQTTDQTPAHSVKDVLAIGDSVMLDIASNLKKRMTGITIDGKVGRQVSQALQLTSAYASYNQPDKAVIIELGTNGYFTDSQMDELLDAFSNANVFLVNTRVPRQWESKVNESLRSQAKKRKNVTLIDWHSEALQHPEYFTSDGVHLVPEGAEALTNLIVRAVK; encoded by the coding sequence ATGCAAGATCAGACACACCATCAACGCTATATACCGGGGTTGGACGGGCTCCGGGCTTTTGCCGTTTTGGCGGTCATTGCCTACCACCTCGACTTTCATTGGGCAAACGGGGGTTTTATTGGGGTTGACATCTTTTTTGTGTTGTCCGGCTACCTCATTACATCCATCATATTGCCTGCCTATGGAAATGACATTGCCCTGAATTTTCGCGAATTTTGGCTGCGCCGGGTCAGACGGCTGCTTCCTGCGGCAACGCTCATGATTATCATCACCGTCATCTGGACCGTCCTGTTTAACAGAGAGCTGATTCATACCGTGCGGGGAGATGCGGTCTCCTCTCTTTTATATGCCAGCAACTGGTGGTTTATTTTTCACAATCAATCTTATTTTGATAGTTTCGGAGCGCCGTCACCTTTAAAAAACCTGTGGTCACTGGCGATTGAAGAGCAGTTTTATATCGTTTGGCCCATCCTTTTACTTTTGGGAATGTACATATGGAAAAAGCGGGACCGGCTGGCGGCCGCGGTTGTCGTGCTTGCGTTTTGTTCAGCTATTCTGATGACCGTTCTGTATGTTCCCGGCGCAGATCCCAGCCGCGTCTACTACGGAACGGACACACGCTCATTTGAACTTTTGGCCGGCTGTGCTTTAGCTCTTGTGTGGCCAATGAAAAGACTTTCTTCAAACCGATTGCCGAAAAAATTGAAGCAAGCATTGCACGGAACGGAACTCACCGCTTTTCTTTTTTTAATCCTCTGCATTTATTTGGTTGATGAATACGAACCCTTTCTCTATCAGGGCGGAATGCTTTTGATCAGCATTTGTGCAGCCATTTTTATTGGCTGTGTGAGTCATCCGAGCAGCTTTATCGGCCATTTGCTGTCGTGGAAACCTTTGCGCTGGATTGGAACAAGGTCTTACGGCATTTACCTATGGCATTATCCCGTGATCGTCTTGAGCACACCCGTACATGAAATTGGAAATCCGGTGTATTGGCATGCTGCAGTCAAAGTCGTCGTTACTTTGATCATCGCCGAGGCTTCGTATCGCTTCATTGAGAAGCCGATCAGAGAGAACGGGTTTCGCCGATTTTTCCGCCGCGTTTTTCTGAACAGGATGCTGGAATGGAAAACATCGTCCGTTTTCAATAAACTGTCGGTGGGACTCATGGCAGCAGCCCTACTTGTCTTTATGGGCGGATTGTCCGGACTGGCGGACGAAAAGAAAAAGCGGGAATGGCCTTATGCCGAGTCTCATGTGAAAACAAGTGCTGCAGTTGAACAGTCTTCTGAACAAGAACAGGATCAACAAGAGGAAAAGGCGAAAACAGATGAAACGAAAGATGATGAGCAGTCGAAATCAAGCGGAGAAAATCAAGAACAGAAAGAAGAGCAAACAACGGATCAGACACCGGCTCATTCTGTAAAAGATGTCTTGGCAATCGGCGATTCCGTCATGCTTGACATCGCTTCAAATCTAAAGAAGCGCATGACCGGGATCACGATCGACGGAAAGGTCGGCCGCCAGGTGTCGCAAGCGCTTCAATTGACCTCAGCGTATGCATCATATAATCAGCCGGATAAAGCTGTGATCATTGAGCTCGGCACAAATGGATATTTTACGGACAGCCAAATGGACGAATTGCTTGACGCCTTTTCAAACGCAAATGTTTTTCTCGTCAATACCCGTGTACCCCGCCAATGGGAAAGCAAGGTGAACGAATCATTGCGCAGCCAGGCGAAAAAACGGAAAAACGTGACCTTGATCGATTGGCACAGCGAAGCTCTTCAACATCCCGAATACTTCACCTCTGACGGCGTTCACCTTGTGCCTGAAGGAGCCGAAGCTTTAACAAACCTCATCGTTCGAGCGGTGAAATAA
- a CDS encoding CD3324 family protein produces the protein MANMGYVKADAVLPEKLISEIQKYVQGETIYIPKPDSARQKWGVRSGARKLIDERNASIKKAFKNGDSVERLAGEYHLSIETIKKIVYTT, from the coding sequence CTGGCAAACATGGGTTATGTCAAAGCAGACGCTGTTTTACCCGAAAAGCTGATATCAGAAATTCAAAAGTATGTTCAAGGGGAGACCATCTATATTCCAAAGCCTGATTCCGCCCGGCAAAAATGGGGTGTGCGGTCCGGGGCTAGAAAGCTGATTGATGAACGCAACGCTTCAATTAAAAAAGCTTTCAAAAACGGCGATTCGGTCGAACGGCTTGCCGGGGAATATCACCTCTCCATTGAAACGATCAAAAAAATTGTTTACACAACATAA
- a CDS encoding alpha/beta hydrolase: protein MTSIKSSMIQVSGTSLYYEVRGAGPLLLMIHGGNGDADSYPMADLLAEHYTVVTYDRRGHSRSKLEDINENYRISAHSDDAHRLLAGLTDEPAYVFGCSSGAVIGLDLAIRHPEQIRVLAAHEPPIPELLSDEDRTFGIESLAKLERDYRQNGLSALGEFAEAMGITASAQPRQPKERMERLMANIDYFILSEVPALREYKPDTSRLKASSAVVVPAGGIESKGFLPYRYAEALADKLGTKVVDFPGNHVGASVYPKAFAEKLLEIFSYIK, encoded by the coding sequence ATGACTTCAATAAAGAGCAGCATGATCCAAGTTTCAGGAACGAGCCTTTACTATGAAGTGCGCGGAGCCGGACCGTTGCTGCTGATGATTCACGGAGGAAACGGGGATGCTGATTCATACCCGATGGCAGATCTGCTTGCCGAGCATTACACTGTCGTCACCTATGACCGCAGGGGACACTCGCGCAGCAAACTTGAGGATATAAACGAAAACTACCGGATTTCCGCACACAGCGATGACGCGCACCGCCTGTTGGCCGGCCTGACCGATGAACCCGCCTATGTGTTCGGCTGTAGCTCAGGCGCGGTCATCGGCCTTGACCTGGCGATCCGTCACCCTGAACAAATCCGCGTACTGGCAGCGCACGAACCCCCGATACCGGAACTGCTGTCAGATGAAGACCGCACATTTGGCATAGAGAGCCTGGCGAAGCTTGAACGCGATTATCGACAAAACGGCTTATCCGCATTAGGAGAATTCGCAGAAGCGATGGGCATCACCGCATCCGCCCAGCCCCGACAGCCGAAAGAGCGGATGGAGCGGCTGATGGCCAACATCGACTATTTTATCTTATCCGAAGTGCCCGCTCTGAGAGAATACAAACCGGACACAAGCAGGCTGAAAGCTTCATCGGCGGTCGTTGTGCCTGCCGGCGGCATTGAATCCAAAGGCTTTCTCCCATACCGGTATGCGGAGGCTTTAGCAGATAAACTGGGAACGAAAGTTGTTGATTTTCCCGGAAATCATGTCGGCGCCTCCGTATATCCGAAGGCATTCGCTGAGAAGCTGCTTGAGATTTTTTCCTATATTAAATAA
- a CDS encoding SDR family oxidoreductase, whose product MHDLKGKTAIVTGASRGIGRAIATQLGDLGAKVAVNYSSSRQKAEEVVNEIQQAGGEAAAIQADLSTVAGVESLFAKTKEAFGKIDILINNAGMSIYKPIQDVTEEDFDQQFNLNVKGTYFACKQAMKDMEANGRIINFSTSVIGQMFPTYSVYAGTKGAVEQFTRQLAKEFAAKQITINAVAPGPVDTELFTAGKSEQQIEGLKKSTALGRIGEPEDIANVIEFLVSEQSQWITGQTIRVNGGFI is encoded by the coding sequence ATGCACGATTTAAAAGGTAAGACAGCGATCGTAACGGGAGCTTCCCGCGGAATCGGGCGCGCGATCGCAACGCAGCTTGGAGACCTTGGAGCCAAAGTGGCCGTCAATTACTCAAGCAGCCGGCAAAAGGCGGAAGAAGTCGTCAATGAGATCCAGCAGGCAGGAGGGGAAGCTGCGGCTATTCAAGCCGACCTCAGCACAGTTGCCGGTGTGGAATCTTTATTTGCTAAAACAAAAGAGGCGTTCGGGAAAATCGATATCCTGATCAATAATGCCGGCATGAGTATTTACAAACCGATTCAAGATGTCACGGAAGAAGACTTTGATCAGCAATTCAACCTGAATGTAAAAGGCACATATTTTGCATGCAAGCAGGCCATGAAAGATATGGAGGCGAATGGGAGGATCATTAACTTCTCCACATCTGTCATCGGGCAAATGTTTCCGACATACAGCGTATATGCCGGAACAAAAGGGGCTGTAGAGCAGTTCACCCGCCAGCTTGCAAAGGAATTCGCCGCAAAGCAGATCACAATTAACGCGGTCGCACCGGGACCGGTCGACACTGAACTTTTTACGGCGGGAAAATCGGAACAGCAGATCGAAGGGCTGAAAAAGTCGACGGCTCTCGGCCGCATCGGTGAACCGGAGGACATCGCGAATGTCATCGAATTTTTGGTCAGCGAACAATCGCAGTGGATCACCGGCCAGACGATTCGCGTGAATGGCGGATTTATTTAA
- a CDS encoding DUF2306 domain-containing protein gives MLTLIAIYVLYTLFENLLHDRHSTAFLSQKTHLRASFQLPVWLKVMYVHVVAACLAMLAGAVNFSVRSRKLHRLNGYVYVVCVLIVTLTSGYMAPHSTGGRIVSIAFNLVNMYWPAATVISVWQARRKRFDKHQKWMIRSYLFCFTNLFIHVITFVGRSGFGLAYDLSYTIGVYGAIALNVAAAECIIRFTRRKTTGIFEMKGGFSKTD, from the coding sequence ATGTTGACGCTGATCGCGATCTATGTTCTGTATACCTTGTTTGAAAATTTGCTTCATGATCGGCATTCGACAGCCTTTTTAAGCCAGAAAACTCATCTGCGCGCTTCTTTTCAGCTCCCGGTCTGGCTGAAGGTGATGTATGTCCACGTGGTTGCCGCCTGTCTGGCCATGCTGGCGGGAGCTGTTAACTTTTCTGTGAGAAGCCGCAAGCTCCACCGCTTGAACGGCTATGTCTATGTCGTTTGCGTGCTGATTGTGACGCTGACGTCAGGCTATATGGCGCCGCACTCCACGGGAGGAAGAATCGTGAGCATCGCCTTTAATCTGGTGAACATGTATTGGCCGGCGGCTACGGTGATTTCCGTATGGCAAGCGCGGCGAAAGCGGTTTGACAAGCATCAAAAGTGGATGATCCGCAGTTATTTATTCTGTTTTACCAATCTGTTTATTCATGTCATCACCTTTGTGGGCCGCAGCGGATTCGGCTTGGCATACGATCTCAGCTATACGATCGGCGTTTATGGGGCGATTGCCCTGAACGTGGCCGCGGCTGAGTGTATTATTCGGTTTACACGGAGAAAAACGACTGGTATTTTTGAAATGAAAGGTGGTTTTTCTAAGACCGATTAA
- the trpB gene encoding tryptophan synthase subunit beta → MKTQVAGKFGKYGGRFVPETLMSALVELEEAYLRYREDPDFVKEVSQLLKGYSGRPTPLYYAERLTRHLGGAKIYLKREDLNHTGAHKINNAIAQAVLAKRMGKKKIIAETGAGQHGVATATVAALLGMECKIFMGEEDIHRQQLNVYRMKLLGAEVVPVYSGSKTLKDAGNETLRYWVANVEDSFFLFGTAAGPHPYPMMVRDFQRIIGDETREQILAKEGRLPDSIIACVGGGSNAIGIFFPFLSDSQVRLIGAEAGGKGLDTNEHAATLSKGSPGVFQGSMSYLLQSASGQVQPAHSISAGLDYPAVGPEHAYLKDSGRVEYKAVTDKEAIDALHLLSRIEGIIPALESAHALAQCMKLSPKLSQDHLMVVNISGRGDKDMDTIMKHSGGEVH, encoded by the coding sequence ATGAAAACTCAAGTTGCAGGGAAGTTTGGAAAGTACGGGGGCAGGTTTGTCCCTGAAACGCTGATGAGCGCCCTGGTGGAGCTGGAAGAGGCTTATTTGCGGTACAGGGAAGACCCTGATTTCGTAAAGGAAGTCAGTCAGCTGCTTAAAGGTTATTCCGGCAGGCCGACCCCGCTTTATTACGCGGAAAGGCTCACCCGGCATTTGGGCGGAGCGAAAATTTATCTGAAACGCGAGGATCTCAATCATACCGGGGCTCATAAGATTAACAACGCGATTGCACAGGCTGTTTTGGCCAAGCGGATGGGAAAGAAAAAAATCATCGCCGAGACCGGAGCCGGACAGCATGGGGTAGCCACCGCCACAGTTGCCGCGCTTTTAGGAATGGAATGCAAGATCTTTATGGGAGAAGAGGATATCCATCGGCAGCAGCTGAATGTCTACCGGATGAAGCTGCTCGGGGCCGAGGTCGTGCCCGTTTATTCAGGTTCCAAAACCTTGAAGGATGCCGGCAATGAGACGCTCCGCTACTGGGTTGCCAATGTGGAAGATTCTTTTTTCCTGTTTGGAACAGCCGCAGGTCCGCATCCGTATCCGATGATGGTAAGGGACTTTCAAAGAATCATCGGTGATGAAACCCGGGAGCAGATTTTGGCGAAAGAAGGGCGTTTGCCCGATTCCATTATTGCGTGCGTAGGCGGAGGCAGCAATGCGATAGGAATTTTCTTCCCGTTCTTAAGCGACTCGCAAGTTCGTTTAATCGGCGCCGAGGCGGGGGGGAAAGGACTGGATACGAATGAGCACGCCGCCACTTTGTCCAAGGGCTCGCCAGGCGTTTTTCAAGGATCGATGAGCTATCTTCTGCAAAGCGCTTCCGGCCAAGTGCAGCCGGCGCATTCGATTTCAGCCGGGTTGGATTATCCGGCGGTCGGACCTGAGCACGCTTATTTGAAGGATTCAGGCAGAGTGGAATATAAGGCTGTCACAGACAAAGAAGCGATTGATGCGCTTCATTTACTGAGCCGTATTGAGGGAATTATACCGGCCTTGGAAAGCGCTCATGCCTTGGCGCAATGTATGAAGCTGTCGCCAAAGCTTTCCCAAGACCATCTGATGGTCGTCAATATCTCCGGAAGAGGGGATAAAGACATGGATACGATCATGAAACATTCCGGAGGTGAGGTTCATTGA
- the trpA gene encoding tryptophan synthase subunit alpha translates to MNPIDQTFARLKREGKPAFIPYVTVGDPDIRTSLDILKELQTAGASVIELGVPFSDPLADGPVIQRATLRALKNDISISDVISLAKLARQEQIHTPLVLFTYFNPLLQLGIEKAFSMMEDSGINGIIIPDLPVEEVEEIRCICTEKNIHYIPLVAPTSEGRIESIVNQASGFVYCVSSLGVTGERQNFHNDIEGFLAAVKKATALPLVVGFGVSNAEQFKKLSSHCDGVVVGSAIVHTIEKNLALLQHSNTYSDGLHRIRGFVDELIPL, encoded by the coding sequence TTGAATCCGATCGATCAGACCTTTGCAAGATTAAAACGGGAAGGCAAGCCGGCCTTTATTCCGTATGTGACAGTCGGCGACCCTGATATTCGCACGTCCCTTGATATTTTGAAAGAACTGCAAACCGCCGGTGCCAGCGTCATTGAATTAGGCGTGCCTTTTTCAGACCCTTTGGCTGACGGCCCGGTTATTCAAAGAGCAACCTTGCGAGCTTTAAAAAACGATATCAGCATATCGGATGTCATCAGCCTTGCGAAACTGGCCAGGCAAGAACAAATCCATACGCCGCTCGTGTTGTTTACTTATTTTAATCCGCTTTTGCAGCTTGGGATTGAAAAGGCGTTTTCGATGATGGAGGACTCGGGCATAAACGGAATCATCATTCCGGATCTTCCGGTAGAGGAGGTTGAGGAAATACGTTGTATTTGCACAGAGAAGAACATCCATTACATTCCCTTGGTGGCTCCTACTTCCGAGGGGCGGATTGAATCAATCGTCAATCAGGCTTCCGGATTCGTTTACTGTGTTTCTTCTTTGGGAGTTACCGGTGAACGGCAAAACTTTCACAATGATATCGAAGGGTTTTTAGCCGCCGTCAAAAAGGCGACTGCTTTGCCTTTAGTCGTGGGCTTCGGCGTTTCCAATGCCGAGCAGTTCAAAAAGCTTTCATCTCATTGTGACGGGGTCGTGGTGGGCAGCGCGATCGTTCATACGATTGAGAAAAACCTTGCTTTGCTGCAGCATTCAAACACCTACTCCGACGGATTACATCGTATAAGGGGGTTTGTAGATGAATTAATTCCTCTGTGA
- a CDS encoding sugar-binding transcriptional regulator, translating into MPDINEEKIRQLVKISTFYYLDGLSQQEIAEQLSVSRSQVSRMLSAAKSEGIVQITIKNPYGDEQQYERRLKETFGIKNAVVINMPDAEQQMIDLHLARAGAVLLESIIKHHDIIGIMAGKSVNLLAQELPFFSRKNLRFVPLVGGWGAEGATWHANSNTRLFGEKLKSKYFLINAPAVVVSKQARDIITAEREIADVIELARQAAVSVVGIGTVSEEDTIVTSGYFSKEDLHRLRDKGAEAVVCTSFLDRNGNVIKCEEASRMIGLSVHELKNTQNVVAVASGQKKAAAIGAALRGGWIDFLVTDMATAKEVLSLHHSGSHS; encoded by the coding sequence ATGCCGGACATCAATGAAGAAAAAATTCGTCAACTTGTCAAAATCAGCACATTTTACTATCTTGATGGATTGAGCCAGCAGGAAATCGCCGAGCAGCTTTCTGTTTCCCGTTCACAGGTCAGCAGGATGCTGAGCGCGGCCAAATCGGAAGGAATCGTCCAAATTACAATTAAAAATCCTTATGGCGACGAACAGCAATACGAACGACGGCTGAAGGAAACTTTCGGTATAAAAAACGCGGTCGTCATCAATATGCCGGACGCCGAACAGCAGATGATCGACCTGCACCTTGCTAGAGCCGGTGCTGTATTGCTGGAATCCATCATCAAACATCACGACATTATTGGGATTATGGCTGGAAAGAGCGTCAATCTGCTCGCCCAGGAACTGCCTTTTTTTTCGCGGAAAAATCTGCGATTTGTTCCCCTTGTCGGCGGCTGGGGCGCCGAAGGGGCGACATGGCATGCCAACTCAAATACAAGATTATTCGGTGAAAAATTAAAATCAAAATACTTTTTGATCAACGCACCCGCCGTTGTCGTCTCCAAACAGGCGAGGGATATCATCACGGCTGAACGGGAAATCGCTGACGTCATTGAACTTGCCCGTCAAGCCGCAGTTTCTGTGGTGGGGATCGGAACCGTATCAGAAGAAGATACGATTGTCACTTCGGGATATTTCAGCAAGGAGGACCTTCATCGCTTAAGGGACAAAGGCGCTGAAGCGGTTGTGTGCACATCATTTTTAGATCGAAACGGAAACGTGATCAAGTGTGAAGAGGCATCCAGAATGATCGGTTTATCGGTCCATGAATTAAAAAACACCCAAAATGTAGTGGCCGTCGCAAGCGGCCAAAAAAAAGCGGCGGCGATCGGGGCGGCACTGCGCGGGGGATGGATCGATTTTCTCGTAACGGATATGGCTACCGCAAAGGAAGTATTATCGCTGCATCACTCTGGTTCACATTCTTAA
- a CDS encoding putative zinc-binding protein translates to MKRKDLPLVYSCSGCSSAAQTANMIAIKMDREKIAEMSCIAGVGGDVKPLVKTAKSGRDIIAIDGCPLCCCKSCLAKHDVQPKHHFVLSDFDVPKKKGVDPDPVLYMNAYERILKLTHPK, encoded by the coding sequence ATGAAACGAAAAGATTTACCGCTTGTGTATTCATGCTCTGGATGTTCTTCGGCCGCGCAAACGGCCAACATGATCGCCATCAAAATGGATCGCGAAAAAATAGCTGAAATGTCCTGTATTGCCGGGGTTGGCGGTGATGTCAAGCCGCTTGTCAAAACGGCAAAATCCGGACGGGATATCATTGCCATCGACGGCTGTCCTTTGTGCTGCTGCAAAAGCTGTTTAGCCAAGCATGACGTTCAGCCAAAACATCATTTTGTACTTTCTGATTTTGATGTGCCAAAGAAAAAAGGTGTGGATCCCGACCCTGTTCTTTATATGAATGCTTACGAACGCATTTTAAAGCTTACACATCCTAAGTAA